The genomic region ATACCATAATTTTAGCTAGATTTAAAGTTTTTTTAATAAAAATTTAATTTTTTAGAAAGTTTTCTCTAAGATTAGCCCAACTATCGCATTTGGCACGATGTCTGGTTTAAATATTTTTAGTTTCATTTTTTGGATGTGTGGATACGTAAATTTAAGTTTTTGGCTTAATAACTCTAGTGCATCTTCCAGTAATTTATACTGAGATGTGCACATATCTTTTTCGATCAATGTACATACATCGGCATAATTAATAAAATACTCACCATCATAATTATAATCTAAGGTAAGAGAAACACAAACTTTTTGTGGAACTGTTCGTTCCTCTTCTAGGATGCCAATAATTGTTTCGAAAGTAAGTTTTTTAATACAAATACGCACCTAGATGACTTTTGATTCTTTACCTTGAAATAAGCGCATAATATTGGGGACATGTTTATAGACTATGATAAAAGCAATAATAAAAAGAGGTGCATGTGTTTTAATGCCTTCCATGTCTGGGTGAATGA from Sulfuricurvum sp. harbors:
- a CDS encoding dihydroneopterin aldolase, with the translated sequence MRICIKKLTFETIIGILEEERTVPQKVCVSLTLDYNYDGEYFINYADVCTLIEKDMCTSQYKLLEDALELLSQKLKFTYPHIQKMKLKIFKPDIVPNAIVGLILEKTF